In the Podospora pseudocomata strain CBS 415.72m chromosome 5, whole genome shotgun sequence genome, one interval contains:
- the VPS13 gene encoding Vacuolar protein sorting-associated protein 13 (COG:U; BUSCO:EOG09260075; EggNog:ENOG503NVAS), translating to MLEGLVAGLLNRFLGMYVKNFDPTQLKVGIWSGDVKLRNLELRREALDQLKLPINVIEGHLGELTLVIPWSNLRGAPVKIFIEDVFLLASPKEEAEYNEEEEERRKQRIKMEKLDSAELLKERSQEGLSQEEQKRTQSFTESLVTKIVDNLQITVKNIHVRYEDAISAPGHPFALGITLEEFSAISTDGQWTPTFIQDSNHTTHKLATLESLAVYWNTDTKLMGPGRELSTPDTEVTPHDEMLANFRSMIVSGENDQSGTHQFILKPVSGQAKIELDKTGSRQVPKFKGNLLFDEIGLVLDDQQYRDALMMVDLFHYFIRHQEYKKYQPKGVRPKEDPRAWLQFAGNAVLSKIHERNRRWSWDYFKERRDDRRRYIELFKKKKQSQQLSAQENDDLNRLEWKLDYEDLRFWRSLARNQLKRENAEALRNRPPAQPQQQQGWLAWAWGSKPQHQEKQDDSENIQITEEQRKELYEVIDWDEKTALAAEVDVPRDTVKMQLEASLSMGSFTLKQSPHGDTRDLISLHFDVFKAKGIKRPDSFLADLSLGGLRVNDGTTPNSVYKEIVRVKDAPESDPDKRLSIAELEKNGNEAFFQFQVEQNPLDGQGDVAVTAKLKPLEIVWNPNVVVGVADFFRPPDRHMESINALMETAGATVEGLREQTRAGLEFALEEHKTVNAKLDLQAPLIIIPESITNKKSTCLILDAGHISLTSELVDRDTMKEVQSKQNQSYTDEDFKRLESLMYDRFLVKLTSTQVLIGPSIKETKQQLVEKDERQKLHIVDKINVNFVVETSIIPKAPNLTKLRVSGHLPVLHVSASDAKYKTLMRIIEVAIPKFDGDQTQTSLETRPKRPRLASNASSRSQRWADRAPSTQLLQFPSAQQAIILNDDDLDDDNDKFEDAKDTSAKDQLKLQQRIFEFKFTVDQLKGSLYRSDPDKKRPDQLLVELVAEHFGVEYYLRPYDMAAEVALGSVTVDDFVDNPSAEFKSIVSSGDVEDRQQARNLVHVKFVRVKKESPEFMSVYEGIETNVDVAVSTINLVVTRKTLLTLLDFILVTFTNNNASNNASTQKAITDDDSEVDVEVVPPEEELQQEAGAIRVKVDLKSIRMILNNDGIRLATLSFNHADVGVFLLGRTMRVNTKLGDLTLVDDVNQGVSEDSSLRQLVTIQGKELANFRYETFDPLKPELYPGYDSSIFLRAGSVKVNFLEEPFRKIVDFLVKFGKMQAIYNAARQAAANQANQLQQTSSRIKFDVVINTPIVVFPRVVMPERPKRDVITAYLGEIYAQNKFAPLDDSENADIAMKLSAGIRNIRLTSNFHYTGDRSEELELIDHVDLEFKVTYAEHKEGVKRPDFDIEGTMTDFNLRITPYQLNSLLELSRSVPAAFAGGAEQSDEEAERDVDDATLERARTMTGFNSESSNEKLIDMGPELGTHGQAWTKLDLVFTVNTIGLELIRAPEDAPVGDMDAASLSKFSLDSSVIKTRMDSNGSLEAELVIQAFTIFDTRHRETNKFRRIMTSNNKDVQQFMASITMSGGEERNVIAMIAIDSPRVIFALDYLFALQKFITVGTQVVEPPAIPDKSPIESPEEMSDADSMQVSLGRPSQSSSRGISPSKPAEASKAPEPKKLTFAYRVNVVDAQVILIANPLSASSEALVLGTKQVLLSQQHAFTFQISQCGMFLCRMDRFDDSRLRIIDDFSVQMSMDSSQPQTTKIHVDVEPLILRVSLRDILLVMQTITKASELSGGTPANSNTAKASDQKAKQLKAPPGLKQRSASGKGGSTLAARTRASKKSVGGVSTSGRSTKSGQLVPHDIVKVPPRHEELTATIDGVRLVLIGDLHELPILDMSIKKFTSTAANWSSNLKAEASIEMYTNIYNFAKSAWEPLIEPWQVGLGVARDQASGVTSVDVASNRTFDVTVTTASIALLSKSFAFFSQDQDVLSKPRGAEAPYRIRNYTGFNVAVHAKRQSSEEPTSLRLEDGQEAPWSFEDWEKMRENVLAENGVSSVGVQLEGSGFDMVKNIRLTREGEFLYALKPKADQVLHKLLVHVELGTDNVKYVTLRSPLLVENETDIPVEIGVYDAHEGHLLKIEKIAPGESRPAPVGAVYLKSLLVRPDPGFGYGWSNDTLWWRDLLKRPTKTMVCKGDHAEPFYFQMSARFDKANPMTRNYPYMRLKLSAPVTLENLLPYDFKYRIYDKNTKKDWSNFLRKGGVSPVHVVELSHLLLLSVDMQDTVFKPSEFAIINAGATDDFKKETHLVCKDDAGMALNLRLHYYRIPDSGGAFKVTVYSPYVVLNKTGMDVSVRSKGFMQQAKAAAGQALIDIGDGSHRKTKPMMFSFNSDDHRNRALLKVGDSEWSKPQSFDAIGSTSEVVLNSPTRNAEIHLGVTVESGQGKYKMIKTVTLAPRYVIQNKLGEDINIREPSSSGLISLKSGAFRPLHFLNRGHVKQLCMCHPGVDNQWTAPFNISDLGTTHIKIAKAGQRQRLVRVDILMEDATIFLNLSMEQKAWPFSMRNESDTEFTFYQVNPNIDEDGTEDRSGWRPVRYRLPPRSIMPYAWDFPAAKHKEVCISAYNKERYVKLAEIGNLMPMKFIGTNGQSKIIDINVTADGPTQTLILSNFKQSKSLYRQKSNAGSTTSREGFEAKELDTGTTFRAQLRLSGIGVSLINSQMKELAYITFRDVALRYSDSPLYQTISLAVKWIQIDNQLYGGIFPMILYPSVVPKRAQEVDAHPSLHAMVTRVKDDSYGVEYIKYATILLQEMTVELDEDFIYAVLEYSKIPGASWSDTVEEDKLCDDNIDIPQPKQQQSGKDIYFEVLNIQPMQLDLSFVRTERVNAEDKTSSRNPVMFFFNVMTMAIGNINDAPIRFNALMLENVRVSIPILIQNISNHYSQEALYQVHKILGSADFLGNPVGLFNNISSGFADIFYEPYQGLIMSDKPEDFGLGVARGAGSFFKKSVFGVSDSLSKVTGSFAKGLAAATMDKQFQDRRRITRARNRPKHAIYGVTAGANSLFTSVASGVGGLARKPLEGAEQEGALGFFKGIGKGVVGLATKPAIGVLDFASNISEGVRNTTTVFDGSELDRVRLPRYIPADGIVRPYSQREALGQSWLKQVDNGKYFDEQYIAHLELPTEDMVVMVTYSRILLIRSRRLQTEWDVPLKDIQTIAKERTGLSLTLRGGTNGPFIPIGEESGRTFIYRMVAVAVEEFNRRFRGLE from the exons ATGTTGGAAGGCCTGGTAGCTGGCCTGCTCAACCGCTTCTTGGGCATGTATGTCAAGAACTTTGACCCAACACAGCTCAAGGTCGGCATCTGGTCCGGAGATGTCAAGCTACGCAATCTCGAACTGCGCCGTGAGGCCCTCGACCAGCTCAAACTTCCAATAAACGTTATTGAGGGGCATCTGGGAGAGCTCACATTAGTAATCCCCTGGTCCAATCTACGGGGTGCGCCAGTCAAGATCTTCATCGAAGATGTGTTTCTTCTCGCGTCCccaaaggaggaggccgaatacaatgaagaggaggaggagaggcggAAGCAGAGGATAAAAATGGAGAAGTTGGACTCGGCCGAGTTGCTCAAGGAGAGATCTCAGGAAGGGCTCAGCCAAGAAGAGCAGAAGCGCACCCAGAGCTTCACCGAAAGTCTGGTCACCAAGATTGTTGACAACCTGCAGATAACAGTCAAGAACATCCACGTTCGCTACGAGGATGCCATCTCGGCCCCGGGTCACCCCTTCGCCCTGGGTATCACCCTCGAAGAGTTCAGCGCTATCAGCACAGACGGGCAATGGACACCCACCTTCATCCAGGACTCGAACCATACGACACACAAGCTCGCGACGTTGGAGTCATTAGCGGTATACTGGAATACAGACACAAAGCTTATGGGTCCTGGGAGGGAGTTATCGACGCCTGATACCGAGGTGACGCCACATGACGAGATGCTCGCCAACTTCAGGTCCATGATTGTGAGCGGGGAGAACGACCAATCTGGCACGCATCAGTTCATTCTGAAGCCTGTTTCCGGCCAGGCCAAGATCGAGCTCGACAAGACCGGAAGTCGACAGGTGCCCAAGTTCAAGGGCAACCTGCTGTTTGATGAAATCGGTCTTGTGTTGGATGACCAGCAATACCGTGATgcgctgatgatggtggaccTCTTCCATTACTTTATTCGACATCAAGAGTACAAGAAATACCAGCCCAAGGGAGTCAGACCAAAAGAGGATCCGCGCGCATGGCTCCAGTTTGCCGGCAATGCTGTGCTGAGCAAGATCCACGAGCGCAACAGGCGTTGGTCCTGGGACTACTTCAAAGAGCGCAGGGATGACAGGAGGCGATACATTGAGTTGttcaaaaagaagaagcagagccAACAGTTGTCAGCCCAGGAGAATGACGACCTAAACAGGCTGGAGTGGAAGCTCGATTATGAGGATCTCCGGTTCTGGCGCTCGCTCGCCCGTAACCAGCTTAAGAGGGAGAATGCGGAAGCCCTCAGGAACCGTCCACCCGcgcaaccacagcaacaacagggcTGGCTAGCCTGGGCGTGGGGTTCCAAGCCGCAACATCAAGAGAAGCAGGATGACTCTGAGAACATCCAGATCACCGAGGAACAACGCAAGGAGCTTTACGAGGTCATCGACTGGGATGAGAAGACGGCACTTGCCGCCGAGGTCGACGTACCGAGGGACACTGTCAAGATGCAACTCGAGGCATCTCTTAGCATGGGAAGTTTCACGCTCAAGCAAAGTCCTCATGGTGACACCCGAGATCTAATTAGTCTTCACTTTGATGTGTTCAAGGCGAAGGGTATTAAGCGTCCTGACTCGTTCCTGGCTGACCTCAGTCTTGGTGGCCTGCGCGTCAACGATGGCACCACTCCCAACAGTGTCTACAAGGAAATTGTCCGCGTCAAGGATGCCCCGGAGAGCGATCCCGACAAACGCCTGTCCATcgctgagctggagaagaacgGTAACGAGGCATTCTTCCAGTTCCAGGTCGAGCAGAACCCTCTGGATGGACAAGGTGATGTGGCTGTGACTGCCAAGCTCAAGCCTCTGGAAATTGTGTGGAATCCCAATGTCGTCGTAGGTGTGGCCGACTTCTTCAGGCCACCAGACCGGCACATGGAGTCCATCAACGCGCTCATGGAGACAGCTGGTGCTACGGTGGAGGGCCTTCGAGAGCAGACGAGAGCAGGTCTGGAGTTTGCCTTGGAGGAACACAAGACTGTCAATGCCAAGCTCGACTTGCAAGCGCCCCTTATCATCATCCCCGAgagcatcaccaacaagaagtCGACATGCCTGATTCTGGATGCCGGTCACATCAGCCTGACCAGCGAGCTAGTGGACAGGGATACGATGAAGGAGGTCCAGTCCAAGCAGAACCAGAGCTACACAGACGAGGACTTTAAGCGTCTGGAATCTCTCATGTATGATCGGTTCTTAGTCAAGCTCACATCCACTCAGGTCTTGATTGGACCCTCTATTAAGGAGACGAAACAACAGCTGGTAGAGAAGGACGAACGTCAAAAGCTTCACATTGTTGACAAGATCAACGTCAATTTTGTTGTCGAGAcgtccatcatccccaaggCTCCGAACCTCACGAAGCTCAGAGTGTCTGGTCATCTCCCCGTGCTACATGTCAGCGCATCGGATGCCAAGTACAAGACTCTCATGCGAATCATCGAAGTCGCGATACCCAAGTTTGATGGCGACCAGACACAAACGTCACTGGAAACCCGCCCCAAGCGACCCCGTCTCGCCAGCAATGCCTCGTCACGGTCACAGCGGTGGGCGGACCGTGCGCCGTCTACTCAGCTTCTCCAGTTCCCCTCCGCTCAGCAAGCCATCATCTTGAACGACGACGACTTGGATGATGATAACGACAAGTTCGAAGACGCCAAAGACACCTCTGCTAAGGACCAGTTGAAGCTCCAGCAACGGATATTCGAGTTCAAGTTCACAGTTGACCAGCTCAAGGGGTCACTTTACCGCAGCGATCCTGACAAGAAACGCCCAGATCAGCTTCTTGTGGAACTCGTGGCCGAACACTTTGGTGTTGAGTACTACCTTCGGCCCTATGACATGGCAGCTGAAGTGGCACTGGGTTCAGTGACCGTCGACGACTTTGTGGATAACCCTTCCGCCGAGTTCAAATCCATCGTGTCGTCTGGTGATGTAGAAGATCGCCAGCAAGCGAGAAACCTGGTTCATGTCAAGTTTGTTAGGGTCAAGAAGGAGTCGCCAGAGTTCATGAGCGTCTACGAAGGCATCGAGACCAACGTTGATGTCGCCGTCTCCACCATCAATCTCGTCGTCACGCGCAAGACTCTTCTCACGCTGCTCgacttcatcctcgtcacctTCACCAATAACAATGCAAGCAACAACGCCAGTACACAAAAGGCTATTACCGACGATGACTCGGAAGTTGATGTGGAAGTGGTCCCCCCAGAGGAAGAGCTCCAGCAGGAGGCCGGGGCAATCCGGGTCAAGGTTGATCTCAAGAGTATTCGCATGATCCTGAATAATGATGGGATCCGGCTGGCCACTCTGTCGTTCAACCATGCCGATGTTGGAGTCTTCCTTCTTGGCAGAACCATGCgggtcaacaccaagctcggCGACCTGACTCTGGTGGACGATGTCAACCAGGGTGTTTCAGAAGACTCTAGTCTTCGTCAACTGGTAACAATCCAGGGCAAAGAGCTCGCCAATTTCCGGTACGAGACTTTTGATCCACTCAAGCCGGAGCTGTACCCAGGCTATGACTCGTCCATCTTCTTGCGTGCCGGTTCGGTCAAGGTCAATTTCCTTGAAGAGCCTTTCCGGAAGATTGTGGACTTCCTCGTCAAGTTTGGCAAAATGCAAGCCATCTACAATGCTGCTCGTCAGGCTGCGGCTAACCAGGCCAACCAGCTGCAACAGACGTCAAGTCGGATAAAGTTCGACGTTGTCATCAACACTCCCATTGTTGTCTTCCCTCGAGTTGTGATGCCCGAAAGGCCGAAGCGAGACGTCATCACGGCCTACCTGGGAGAGATCTATGCCCAGAACAAGTTTGCCCCGCTTGACGATTCGGAGAACGCAGATATTGCCATGAAGCTGTCTGCTGGTATCCGCAATATTCGTCTGACTTCCAACTTCCACTACACTGGTGACCGCTCGGAGGAATTGGAACTGATCGACCACGTTGATCTCGAGTTCAAGGTCACGTACGCCGAGCACAAGGAGGGCGTCAAGCGGCCCGACTTTGACATTGAGGGAACCATGACTGACTTCAACCTCCGCATCACTCCCTACCAGCTCAATTCTCTTCTTGAGCTGTCCAGGTCTGTGCCTGCCGcctttgctggtggtgctgagcagagtgacgaggaggctgagcGTGACGTCGACGATGCTACTCTGGAGCGTGCTAGGACCATGACTGGCTTTAATAGCGAAAGCAGCAACGAGAAGCTCATCGACATGGGCCCTGAACTTGGCACTCACGGCCAGGCCTGGACGAAGTTGGACCTTGTCTTCACGGTCAACACCATTGGCTTGGAGCTGATTCGTGCCCCGGAAGATGCCCCAGTTGGTGATATGGACGCTGCCAGTCTTTCCAAGTTTAGCCTGGATTCAAGCGTTATCAAGACCCGGATGGACTCGAATGGGAGTCTCGAGGCTGAACTTGTTATTCAGGCCTTCACCATCTTTGACACACGGCATCGCGAGACCAACAAGTTCCGTCGCATCATGAcgagcaacaacaaggatGTCCAACAGTTCATGGCCAGCATCACGATGtcgggtggtgaggagaggaACGTCATCGCCATGATTGCTATCGACAGTCCTCGTGTCATCTTCGCTTTGGACTACCTCTTTGCGTTGCAGAAGTTCATTACTGTTGGTACGCAGGTTGTCGAGCCACCTGCTATCCCAGACAAGAGCCCAATAGAGAGCCCGGAGGAGATGAGCGATGCAGACTCCATGCAAGTTAGTCTCGGCAGACCTTCCCAGAGTAGCAGCCGCGGAATCTCTCCGTCGAAGCCAGCTGAAGCCTCGAAAGCACCGGAGCCCAAGAAGTTGACCTTTGCCTACCGCGTCAACGTGGTTGATGCCCAAGTCATTCTCATCGCCAACCCATTGAGTGCGAGCTCAGAGGCTCTCGTGCTGGGAACGAAGCAAGTCCTCCTGTCACAGCAGCACGCCTTCACCTTCCAGATCTCTCAATGCGGCATGTTCCTGTGTCGGATGGACCGCTTCGACGATTCACGGCTGAGAATCATTGACGACTTCTCCGTCCAGATGTCCATGGATAGTTCGCAGCCGCAGACAACCAAGATCCATGTCGATGTTGAGCCTCTTATTCTTAGGGTCTCGCTCCGAGATATTTTGCTGGTGATGCAGACAATCACAAAAGCATCCGAGCTGTCTGGTGGCACTCCCGCCAACAGTAATACTGCTAAAGCCTCCGATCAGAAGGCGAAGCAGCTCAAGGCACCGCCAGGATTGAAGCAACGATCGGCCAGTGGAAAGGGCGGGTCCACCCTCGCTGCGAGAACACGGGCAAGCAAGAAGAGTGTCGGCGGTGTCAGCACCTCTGGTCGTTCCACCAAGTCCGGGCAACTCGTGCCGCATGATATTGTCAAGGTGCCTCCTAGACACGAAGAGCTCACTGCCACCATTGACGGAGTCCGTCTAGTGCTGATCGGCGATTTGCACGAACTTCCCATTCTGGATATGAGCATCAAGAAGTTCACAAGCACCGCTGCAAACTGGTCTTCCAACCTGAAGGCGGAGGCATCCATCGAGATGTACACCAACATCTACAACTTTGCCAAGTCCGCCTGGGAGCCTCTGATCGAGCCCTGGCaagttggtcttggtgtAGCTCGTGACCAGGCCTCTGGTGTCACCTCGGTTGATGTTGCCTCCAATCGGACTTTTGATGTCACCGTCACCACTGCTAGCATTGCTCTCTTGTCCAAGTCCTTCGCCTTCTTTTCTCAGGACCAGGATGTTTTGTCCAAGCCTCGCGGTGCTGAAGCACCATATCGCATCCGCAACTACACGGGGTTCAACGTTGCTGTACATGCCAAGCGACAGAGCAGTGAGGAGCCGACGTCTCTCAGACTGGAAGATGGGCAGGAAGCACCTTGGAGTTTTGAGGACTGGGAGAAGATGCGTGAGAATGTTCTGGCAGAGAACGGTGTTAGCAGCGTTGGGGTGCAGCTGGAAGGCAGTGGCTTCGACATGGTTAAGAACATTCGCCTCACTCGAGAGGGCGAGTTTTTGTATGCCTTGAAGCCAAAGGCTGATCAGGTTCTGCACAAGCTCTTGGTCCACGTCGAGCTTGGAACCGACAACGTCAAATATGTGACTCTGCGCAGTCCATTGTTGGTTGAGAACGAGACGGATATCCCTGTCGAGATTGGTGTGTACGATGCGCACGAGGGCCACCTTCTCAAAATTGAGAAGATTGCGCCCGGTGAGAGCCGGCCAGCACCGGTTGGGGCTGTGTACTTGAAGAGTTTGCTTGTCCGTCCTGATCCTGGATTTGGATATGGATGGAGCAATGACACGCTGTGGTGGAGGGACTTGCTTAAGCGGCCAACCAAGACGATGGTGTGCAAGGGGGACCATGCAGAGCCATTCTATTTCCAGATGTCTGCTCGCTTCGACAAGGCAAATCCCATGACTAG GAACTACCCATACATGCGTCTCAAACTCTCAGCACCAGTCACCTTGGAGAACTTGCTGCCTTATGACTTCAAGTATAGGATATACGacaagaacaccaagaaggACTGGTCTAACTTCTTGCGCAAGGGCGGCGTCAGCCCTGTCCACGTTGTCGAGCTGTCGCACCTCTTGCTCCTCAGTGTCGATATGCAGGACACTGTGTTCAAGCCGAGCGAGtttgccatcatcaacgctGGGGCCACCGATGACTTCAAGAAGGAAACACATCTCGTTTGCAAGGACGATGCTGGTATGGCGCTCAACCTGCGGCTGCACTACTATCGTATTCCAGACAGCGGTGGTGCGTTCAAGGTCACCGTGTACAGCCCCTACGTCGTGCTCAACAAGACGGGTATGGATGTCAGCGTCCGTTCCAAGGGCTTCATGCAACAGGCCAAGGCTGCGGCGGGTCAGGCGCTCATCGATATTGGCGACGGAAGCCACCGCAAAACCAAGCCCATGATGTTCTCCTTCAACAGTGACGACCACCGCAATCGTGCTCTACTCAAGGTCGGCGACTCGGAGTGGAGTAAGCCGCAGAGCTTTGACGCGATCGGAAGCACGTCGGAAGTTGTGCTCAACTCTCCAACACGGAATGCCGAGATCCATCTTGGTGTTACTGTCGAGTCGGGTCAGGGCAAGTACAAGATGATCAAGACGGTTACCCTGGCGCCAAGATATGTCATCCAAAACAAGCTTGGGGAAGACATCAACATCCGGGAGCCCAGCTCATCTGGCCTTATCTCGCTCAAGAGTGGTGCCTTCCGGCCATTACACTTTCTCAACAGAGGTCATGTGAAGCAACTTTGCATGTGCCATCCTGGTGTCGACAACCAATGGACAGCACCTTTCAACATCTCAGATCTCGGCACAACTCACATCAAGATTGCCAAGGCTGGTCAGCGTCAGCGCCTCGTTCGGGTTGACATTCTCATGGAGGATGCCACCATATTCCTCAACCTGTCCATGGAGCAAAAGGCCTGGCCTTTCTCCATGCGCAATGAGAGTGACACCGAGTTCACCTTTTATCAGGTCAACCCCAATatcgatgaggatggcaccGAGGACCGGTCTGGCTGGAGGCCTGTGCGCTACCGTCTGCCACCCAGGAGCATCATGCCCTATGCCTGGGACTTCCCAGCCGCGAAGCACAAGGAGGTTTGCATCAGTGCTTACAACAAGGAGCGCTATGTTaagctggccgagattgGAAACTTGATGCCCATGAAGTTTATTGGCACCAACGGGCAGTCCAAGATCATTGACATCAATGTCACCGCCGACGGCCCGACACAGACTCTCATCCTGTCCAACTTTAAGCAGTCCAAGAGTTTGTACCGGCAAAAGTCGAACGCAGGATCCACCACCAGTCGCGAAGGCTTCGAGGCCAAGGAGTTAGATACAGGCACTACCTTTAGGGCGCAGCTGCGTCTGTCTGGCATTGGCGTATCCCTCATCAACTCACAGATGAAGGAGTTGGCTTACATCACCTTCCGTGATGTGGCGCTTCGGTACAGTGACTCGCCTCTCTACCAGACTATCAGCTTGGCTGTCAAGTGGATCCAGATTGACAACCAACTCTATGGCGGCATCTTCCCCATGATTCTCTACCCCAGCGTGGTTCCGAAGCGCGCCCAGGAGGTTGACGCTCACCCGTCGTTGCACGCCATGGTCACTCGTGTCAAGGATGATTCTTATGGCGTCGAGTACATCAAGTACGCTACCATTCTCTTGCAAGAGATGACTGTCGAACTCGACGAAGACTTCATCTATGCGGTGTTGGAGTACTCCAAGATTCCGGGGGCGTCGTGGTCAGACActgtcgaggaggacaagCTCTGCGATGACAACATTGACATCCCGCagcccaagcagcagcagtctgGCAAGGACATCTACTTTGAGGTTCTCAACATCCAGCCCATGCAGCTTGATCTGTCTTTTGTGCGCACGGAGCGTGTCAATGCCGAAGACAAGACTTCGTCGCGGAACCCTGTCATGTTCTTCTTCAATGTCATGACCATGGCCATTGGAAACATCAACGATGCGCCCATCCGGTTCAACGCCTTGATGCTGGAGAACGTCCGTGTTTCAATCCCGATCCTGATCCAGAACATCTCGAACCACTACAGCCAAGAAGCACTGTACCAAGTTCACAAGATATTGGGCAGTGCCGACTTCCTCGGTAACCCAGTCGGTCTGTTCAACAATATCAGCTCTGGCTTCGCCGACATCTTTTACGAACCCTACCAAGGGCTCATCATGTCTGACAAACCCGAGGACTTTGGTCTCGGCGTCGCCCGTGGCGCGGGTTCGTTCTTCAAAAAATCGGTCTTTGGCGTCAGTGACTCGCTCTCCAAGGTCACTGGCAGTTTTGCCAAGGGTCTTGCGGCGGCAACGATGGATAAGCAGTTCCAGGACAGGCGACGCATTACTCGTGCTCGCAACCGGCCAAAGCACGCCATTTACGGCGTCACTGCGGGCGCTAACAGCCTGTTCACCTCTGTTGCTTCAGGTGTGGGAGGTTTGGCGAGGAAGCCACTTGAGGGTGCGGAGCAAGAAGGTGCGCTGGGTTTCTTCAAGGGTATCGGGAAGGGTGTCGTTGGTCTAGCCACCAAACCAGCCATTGGCGTCTTGGATTTCGCGTCGAACATCTCTGAAGGCGTACGCAACACCACGACCGTGTTTGACGGCTCGGAACTCGATCGTGTCCGTCTACCCCGTTACATTCCCGCAGACGGTATTGTCCGCCCCTACAGCCAACGGGAAGCGCTCGGTCAGTCATGGCTGAAGCAAGTGGACAATGGAAAGTATTTTGACGAGCAGTACATTGCCCACCTGGAGCTCCCGACGGAGGACATGGTGGTTATGGTGACGTACTCGAGGATTTTGCTGATTAGGAGCCGGAGGTTGCAGACGGAGTGGGATGTGCCGTTGAAGGATATTCAGACTATTGCCAAGGAGAGGACGGGGCTGAGCTTGACATTGAGGGGGGGGACGAACGGGCCGTTTATTCCtattggggaggagagtgggAGGACGTTTATTTATaggatggtggcggtggcggtagAGGAGTTTAATAGGAGGTTTAGGGGGTTGGAGTAG
- a CDS encoding hypothetical protein (COG:G; EggNog:ENOG503NV5H; MEROPS:MER0030934) — MLLTVLSFKLATTAVATTVQSLSCQSVIAQDAQVKTTSGLITGHLFPDASCALEFLGIPYAKPPLGDLRFAPPQKLLTPDLSRNASSFGYDCPLSPSKPSNYPGLTPQAQRIINFFASAVGTPQNEDCLTLNIWSPLPPQPQPLKPVLIFFYGGRFTIGNTNTPFYHGGRLASAEDIIVITVNYRLNIFGFPGSSHLPFQNPGFHDQRAAVEWVRDNILVFGGDPSKITLAGQSSGAVSVDNWAYAYHGDPIVRGLIAHSGTALSFPSNAKSVQQSNFEAVASLVNCSLPNPITCMRAVPWTTLLSAASSIKPAKSSSRLRGIPPFWPAPDNITFFAADELTGLPLARIPVLLGSTDNEAGYYRVPAYAQNITPTVEEVRSFHLESFTCPVLYQAGQRRGRGVRAWVYRYGADWENTRLYEGSGAYHGVDMNMVFGNGEVVSGIEMEKEQRELMGFVQGAWGGFVRDPGGGLEGVGWEGFGRGRMAVIGRGNKAMIEFLDVEGYERDCEGVVVGALGVMGG; from the coding sequence ATGTTGCTGACTGTGCTTTCCTTCAAGCTAGCAACCACCGCGGTTGCAACCACTGTTCAATCGTTATCCTGCCAGTCGGTAATTGCTCAAGATGCCCAAGTCAAAACCACATCCGGCCTCATCACCGGGCACCTCTTCCCCGACGCCTCCTGTGCACTTGAATTTCTCGGCATTCCCTACGCAAAACCCCCTCTAGGTGACCTACGATTCGCACCACCCCAAAAGCTCCTCACCCCGGACCTCTCCCGTaacgcctcctcctttggcTACGACTGCCCCCTGTCCCCCTCCAAGCCATCCAACTACCCAGGCTTGACTCCCCAAGCCCAGCGAATAATCAACTTCTTCGCTTCCGCCGTCGGCACCCCCCAGAATGAAGActgcctcaccctcaacatctggtctcccctcccccctcagccGCAGCCCCTCAAACCagtcctcatcttcttctaCGGCGGCCGCTTCACAATcggcaacaccaacacccccttctaCCACGGCGGCCGCCTCGCCTCCGCCGAGGATATTATCGTCATAACAGTCAATTACCGCCTCAACATCTTTGGCTTCCCTGGCTCATCCCACCTCCCGTTTCAAAACCCCGGGTTTCATGATCAACGCGCTGCGGTGGAATGGGTGCGTGATAACATCCTTGTCTTTGGCGGTGACCCAAGCAAGATCACCCTTGCAGGACAGTCCTCTGGTGCCGTGAGCGTGGATAACTGGGCATACGCCTACCACGGCGATCCGATTGTCCGGGGGTTGATCGCCCACTCCGGCACCGCGCTTTCCTTTCCATCAAATGCGAAATCTGTTCAGCAATCCAATTTCGAAGCTGTCGCCAGTTTGGTCAACTGttcccttcccaacccaatCACTTGCATGAGGGCAGTCCCCTGGacaaccctcctctcggCAGCCTCGTCTATCAAACCAGCCAAAAGCAGCAGTCGATTAAGGGGCATACCACCCTTTTGGCCCGCACCGGATAACATTACCttttttgctgctgatgagctCACTGGGCTGCCTTTGGCGAGGATTCCTGTTTTGTTGGGGAGTACAGATAATGAGGCAGGGTATTATCGTGTTCCGGCTTATGCGCAGAATATAACTCCTactgtggaggaggtgaggtcgTTTCATTTGGAGAGTTTTACTTGTCCAGTGTTGTATCAGGCTGGtcagaggagggggaggggggtgcgGGCTTGGGTGTACAGGTATGGTGCTGATTGGGAGAATACGAGGTTGTATGAGGGGTCAGGGGCGTATCATGGAGTGGATATGAATATGGTttttgggaatggggaggtggtgagtgggattgagatggaaaaggagcAAAGGGAGTTGATGGGGTTTGTTCAGGGGGCTTGGGgggggtttgtgagggatccgggagggggattggagggagtgggttgggaggggtttgggagggggaggatggcggttattgggagggggaataAGGCGATGATTGAGTTTCTTGATGTAGAGGGATATGAGAGGGAttgtgagggggttgttgtcggggcgttgggggtgatggggggttga